A DNA window from Pseudomonas resinovorans NBRC 106553 contains the following coding sequences:
- a CDS encoding ABC transporter permease subunit gives MNQAALVQRLGRFLPSGRSLVIGIPFGFLTLFFLVPFLVVLKISLSDQEFSIPPYSDLTSVEDFTLSIRLNFEHYRTIFTDNLYLLSYLSSLKVAALNTLICLLIGYPTAYLIARASPRNRNLLLMAIILPFWTSYLIRVYAWIGLLKDQGLINQVLLWTGLVDTPLRLYRNDIGLHVGLAYSYLPYLILPLYAHLVKMDTRLLEAAHDLGAKAWESFLTITLPLSTRGIVAGSLLVFIPSVGEYVIPEILGSSDSMMIGRVMWDDFFNNTDWPVASAATCVMVLLLLLPMAWFQTVQNKELKRA, from the coding sequence ATGAACCAGGCAGCCCTCGTCCAGCGCCTCGGCAGGTTCCTGCCGTCGGGCCGGTCACTGGTGATCGGCATTCCCTTCGGCTTCCTCACCCTGTTCTTCCTGGTGCCCTTCCTGGTGGTGCTGAAGATCAGCCTGTCGGACCAGGAGTTCTCCATCCCGCCCTACTCCGACCTGACCTCGGTGGAAGACTTCACCCTGAGCATCCGGCTCAACTTCGAGCACTACCGGACCATCTTCACCGACAACCTCTACCTGCTGTCCTACCTCAGCTCGCTGAAAGTGGCAGCGCTCAATACCCTGATCTGCCTGCTGATCGGCTACCCCACCGCCTACCTGATCGCCCGCGCCAGCCCGCGCAACCGCAACCTGCTGCTGATGGCGATCATCCTGCCGTTCTGGACCAGCTACCTGATCCGCGTCTACGCCTGGATCGGCCTGCTCAAGGACCAGGGCCTGATCAACCAGGTGCTGCTCTGGACCGGCCTGGTGGACACGCCGCTGCGCCTCTACCGCAACGACATCGGCCTGCACGTGGGCCTGGCCTACTCCTACCTGCCCTACCTGATCCTGCCGCTCTACGCGCACCTGGTGAAGATGGACACGCGCCTCTTGGAAGCCGCCCACGACCTGGGCGCCAAGGCCTGGGAGAGCTTCCTGACCATCACCCTGCCGCTGTCCACCCGCGGGATAGTCGCCGGCTCGCTGCTGGTGTTCATCCCCAGCGTCGGCGAGTACGTGATCCCGGAAATCCTCGGCAGCTCCGACTCGATGATGATCGGCCGGGTGATGTGGGACGACTTCTTCAACAACACCGACTGGCCGGTGGCCTCCGCCGCCACCTGCGTCATGGTGCTGCTCCTGCTGCTGCCCATGGCCTGGTTCCAGACCGTCCAGAACAAGGAGCTCAAGCGCGCATGA